In Chloracidobacterium sp., one genomic interval encodes:
- the prmC gene encoding peptide chain release factor N(5)-glutamine methyltransferase, translating into MNIAAELTAAEAKLRAAEIENARLDAAVLLAFITGRDRTFLVAHPEYELTDSEHKAYTAAILRRCTREPLQYITGVQEFYGIELLVSPDVLIPRPETELLVEEAIKHLKKVEQPAFCEIGSGSGCISVAVLKNVPDARAVAADISPAAAAMTAENARRAGVLGRLEVIVSDVFSAVGERRFDAVLSNPPYIGAGEVSTLQPEVREHEPYIALTDDADGSSIIRRLIGSSPEHLTAGGVILIEIGFSQARAVEAMFAGGRWNDVVFIRDLQGHERIAKACLARV; encoded by the coding sequence ATGAACATCGCCGCTGAACTAACCGCCGCCGAGGCCAAGCTCCGAGCCGCCGAGATCGAGAATGCACGGCTTGATGCTGCCGTGCTGCTCGCATTTATCACCGGCCGCGACCGAACGTTCCTTGTCGCACATCCCGAATACGAACTCACGGACAGTGAGCATAAGGCATATACCGCCGCGATCTTACGCCGCTGCACGCGCGAGCCGCTGCAATACATTACCGGTGTTCAGGAGTTTTACGGGATCGAGCTCCTTGTCTCGCCCGATGTGCTGATACCTAGGCCCGAGACCGAATTGCTTGTCGAAGAAGCTATCAAGCATTTGAAGAAGGTCGAACAGCCGGCCTTTTGTGAGATCGGCTCCGGTTCGGGATGTATCAGCGTCGCGGTGCTTAAGAATGTACCTGACGCGAGAGCCGTTGCGGCAGATATCTCGCCTGCGGCAGCCGCAATGACGGCTGAGAATGCACGCCGAGCCGGCGTTTTGGGTCGCCTTGAGGTCATCGTATCCGACGTTTTTTCTGCGGTCGGCGAACGGCGTTTTGATGCCGTACTCTCAAACCCGCCGTATATCGGCGCCGGCGAGGTTTCAACACTCCAGCCCGAAGTTCGCGAACACGAACCGTACATCGCGCTTACAGACGATGCCGACGGATCGTCGATCATCCGGCGGCTTATCGGATCATCTCCGGAACATCTCACTGCGGGCGGCGTAATTCTTATAGAGATCGGCTTTTCGCAGGCTCGCGCTGTTGAAGCAATGTTCGCGGGCGGCAGATGGAATGACGTTGTGTTCATTCGCGATCTGCAGGGACATGAGCGCATCGCCAAAGCTTGCCTCGCCCGCGTCTAA
- a CDS encoding sugar transferase, with protein sequence MRVIAAKQELTPAEIRSDVRLMPRWVMPAVTAAIFCADAAITAAAFILAFRVRHGEAIFAGGGWSKAFAPYAGVAAFSVVATVVMLVYQRAYRFFGAFSFTHEAGKVFYAVVFSSLLTVAWAFLFRGFFEYQQFSYSRSVFLIDFAFLLVGLTAFHWMLRAAQVRFRKRGINLIPTIVVGTNAEAEKTILELEQQRHLGYRIFGAVASSEGEHADLGVPVLGSLDGLAGVIREHGIQEVIITDNNIESARLFDVMMSVGRRQKVEFRFAPGILDLLPQKTSVDQIGVLPMVRLFREPLSDTQRFIKRVSDIAIAAVAAVVTAPFWLAAAIAIKADSKGPVFFRQERVGMDGRKFLCFKFRTMNADADEAVHREAYEKNIEGQAAANAGDEDHPIFGKVKDDPRITRVGTFLRRVSLDELPQLLNVLRGEMSIVGPRPPIPYEVERYELWHRKRLDMKPGMTGLWQVSGRNKLTFDEMVRADIYYIENWSLMLDLRIIVLTLPAMFRGDGV encoded by the coding sequence GTGAGAGTGATAGCCGCAAAACAAGAGCTGACGCCCGCCGAGATACGCTCGGACGTAAGGCTTATGCCGCGTTGGGTGATGCCTGCGGTAACGGCGGCGATCTTTTGCGCAGATGCGGCAATTACCGCTGCTGCATTCATACTTGCATTCCGCGTAAGGCACGGCGAGGCGATCTTTGCCGGCGGCGGCTGGTCAAAGGCGTTCGCTCCTTACGCCGGAGTTGCCGCTTTCTCGGTGGTGGCGACCGTCGTGATGCTTGTCTATCAGCGTGCGTATCGATTTTTCGGTGCGTTCTCATTCACGCACGAGGCGGGCAAGGTCTTTTACGCCGTGGTCTTCTCATCGCTTTTGACGGTTGCGTGGGCGTTCCTATTCAGAGGATTTTTCGAGTACCAGCAATTCTCATACTCACGAAGCGTATTTCTGATCGATTTTGCTTTCCTGCTCGTCGGCCTTACGGCATTTCACTGGATGCTGCGGGCCGCGCAGGTGCGTTTTCGCAAGCGCGGCATCAATTTGATACCGACGATCGTCGTCGGTACCAATGCCGAAGCGGAAAAGACCATACTCGAACTCGAACAGCAAAGGCATCTCGGCTATCGCATATTCGGCGCTGTCGCATCAAGCGAAGGCGAGCATGCAGACCTTGGCGTTCCCGTGCTCGGATCGCTTGACGGGCTTGCCGGCGTCATACGCGAACACGGCATCCAAGAGGTGATAATCACCGACAACAATATCGAAAGCGCGCGGCTCTTTGACGTAATGATGAGTGTAGGCCGCCGGCAAAAGGTCGAGTTCCGGTTTGCGCCCGGCATACTCGATCTATTGCCGCAAAAGACCAGCGTCGATCAGATCGGAGTTCTGCCGATGGTGAGGCTCTTTCGCGAGCCGCTCTCGGATACTCAGCGGTTCATCAAAAGAGTTTCGGATATAGCTATTGCGGCGGTCGCGGCCGTTGTTACCGCTCCGTTCTGGCTTGCGGCAGCGATCGCCATCAAGGCGGATTCGAAAGGCCCCGTTTTCTTTCGGCAGGAGCGTGTCGGAATGGACGGGCGGAAGTTCCTCTGCTTCAAATTCCGCACAATGAACGCCGATGCGGATGAGGCCGTGCATCGCGAGGCTTATGAGAAGAATATCGAGGGGCAAGCGGCGGCGAATGCAGGCGACGAGGACCATCCGATCTTCGGCAAAGTAAAGGATGACCCGCGCATCACACGCGTCGGTACATTCCTCAGACGCGTAAGCCTCGACGAACTGCCGCAGCTGCTCAATGTGCTGCGCGGTGAAATGAGCATCGTCGGGCCGCGTCCGCCTATTCCGTATGAGGTCGAGCGTTACGAGCTTTGGCATCGAAAACGCCTCGATATGAAGCCCGGCATGACGGGGCTTTGGCAGGTTTCGGGGCGCAATAAACTTACGTTCGATGAGATGGTGCGTGCCGATATCTATTACATCGAGAATTGGTCGCTGATGCTCGACCTGCGGATCATTGTACTGACATTGCCCGCGATGTTCCGAGGCGACGGCGTGTGA
- a CDS encoding glycosyltransferase: MRLSIHFRQVLETMRRDGFAVAASKVLRRLRGRNTDKQYRQWIAECEPATQTALPAKVDEFPSVSVLMPTYNTPERLLSEAIGSVLAQTYPKWQLCIADDASTAEHIRPLLRSFSENDGRIEAVFREANGNISAASNSALGLVNGEFTALLDHDDLLSENALAEAAAAAFAEPGAAIIYSDHDVIDTEGRRYSPYFKPNWSPDLLHCVNYVNHLTVYRTALIKHLKFRSEFDGSQDYDLLLRASEGLSRSDVVHIPKVLYHWRSVEGSVALAPSQKGYAHERARAALDEHFERIGSDVRAIRGIGELHRMRAGSNVAAHVSVICFDRESAAAVKGDVLEVIEADPPQRIFAALQAAAAKAAGDVLCFVPQNISALTLDAVEELAAQALMPNVGVVGPLLVEGSGTIVEIGLTAGLNDGIGSQFAGENLRLSGFLEKNVVRNVSAVSIEAMTVRRGLFERLGGFDAGMSDEQRPDVDLSFRAMLAGCNNVATPFAVVKAAGRTVGHSDLGVLKKRFAEIFYADPYFNVNLSKSPPFGPACR; this comes from the coding sequence ATGCGGCTATCGATACATTTCCGGCAGGTGCTTGAGACGATGCGGCGTGACGGCTTTGCCGTCGCTGCAAGCAAGGTCCTGCGGAGGCTTCGCGGGCGCAACACCGATAAGCAGTATCGGCAATGGATCGCCGAATGCGAGCCGGCGACGCAGACAGCATTGCCCGCAAAGGTTGACGAGTTTCCGTCCGTATCGGTGCTGATGCCGACATACAACACGCCCGAGCGGCTGCTCAGCGAGGCGATCGGGTCGGTGCTCGCGCAAACGTACCCGAAATGGCAGCTTTGCATCGCCGACGACGCTTCAACGGCCGAACACATAAGGCCGCTGCTGCGTTCATTTTCCGAGAATGACGGGCGCATCGAGGCTGTGTTTCGTGAGGCGAACGGCAACATCTCCGCAGCATCGAATTCGGCACTCGGCCTCGTGAACGGCGAATTTACCGCATTACTAGACCACGATGACCTCTTGTCGGAGAACGCTTTGGCTGAGGCCGCGGCTGCGGCTTTTGCGGAGCCGGGCGCGGCGATCATCTACAGCGATCATGACGTGATCGATACCGAAGGCCGCCGCTATTCGCCGTATTTCAAACCGAATTGGAGCCCCGATCTGCTGCATTGCGTGAATTATGTGAATCACCTCACGGTATATCGCACGGCGCTTATCAAGCATCTAAAGTTCCGGAGCGAATTTGACGGCAGTCAGGACTACGATCTGCTGCTGCGGGCGAGCGAGGGGCTTTCGCGAAGTGACGTCGTACACATACCGAAAGTGCTTTACCATTGGCGCTCGGTCGAGGGGTCTGTTGCGTTGGCGCCGTCGCAAAAGGGCTATGCGCACGAGCGTGCACGCGCGGCACTCGATGAACATTTCGAACGCATCGGTTCCGATGTGCGGGCGATCCGCGGCATCGGCGAACTTCATCGGATGCGTGCGGGATCGAATGTCGCCGCCCATGTCTCGGTCATCTGTTTCGATCGTGAAAGTGCTGCGGCCGTTAAAGGCGATGTGCTCGAGGTGATCGAGGCCGATCCGCCGCAGCGTATTTTTGCGGCTCTGCAGGCCGCAGCGGCGAAAGCGGCGGGCGATGTGCTTTGCTTTGTGCCGCAAAACATTTCCGCGTTGACGCTCGACGCTGTCGAAGAGCTTGCGGCGCAGGCGCTGATGCCGAATGTCGGCGTTGTCGGCCCTTTGCTTGTCGAAGGAAGCGGAACAATCGTCGAGATCGGCCTGACCGCAGGGCTGAATGACGGTATCGGTTCACAATTTGCGGGTGAAAATTTGCGGCTGAGCGGCTTTCTTGAAAAGAATGTTGTCCGCAACGTCTCGGCCGTCTCCATCGAGGCGATGACGGTCCGCCGCGGGCTTTTCGAGAGGCTTGGCGGCTTTGACGCCGGAATGAGCGATGAACAGCGGCCCGACGTCGATCTTTCGTTCCGGGCGATGCTTGCGGGATGTAATAATGTCGCGACGCCGTTCGCGGTCGTAAAGGCCGCAGGCAGGACTGTCGGGCACAGCGATCTCGGCGTATTGAAGAAGCGCTTTGCCGAAATTTTTTACGCTGATCCGTATTTTAATGTTAACTTATCGAAGTCGCCGCCCTTTGGCCCTGCTTGCCGGTAG
- a CDS encoding glycosyltransferase family 2 protein, with protein MKISVALCTYNGSRYLQEQLDSIAAQTRRPDEIVISDDASTDGTLETAERFAATAAAEVHIVRGEQNIGSDKNFERAIAKCSGDIIFLADQDDVWLPHKVERMMRGFDDPQVGMAFSNAKVVDAELRPLGLPLWRWTFRAYDRKMFAEGRAAEVLLYYNVVTGATMAFRRSLVSAALPIPKLTGMIHDGWISLIASLTSRVAAVDEQLILYRQHDAQQLGVGHGQRDASRADQHRRIVEERLRANERFDQFAELFDEARLAAMRAAAPMPELVPDRRRLASMLEAARLRISLEIAHLQTRMNYPKLRIARIAPVLAELYSGRYYEFSRGGQSALLDTIRK; from the coding sequence ATGAAGATCTCCGTCGCCCTCTGCACGTATAACGGCTCGCGTTACCTGCAGGAGCAGCTTGACAGTATCGCGGCACAGACACGCCGCCCCGACGAGATCGTCATCAGCGACGATGCCTCGACCGACGGCACATTGGAAACAGCCGAGCGGTTCGCCGCCACTGCGGCGGCAGAAGTTCACATCGTAAGAGGCGAGCAGAACATCGGATCGGATAAGAATTTCGAACGCGCTATCGCAAAATGCAGCGGCGACATCATCTTCCTCGCCGATCAGGATGATGTGTGGCTGCCGCACAAGGTCGAGCGGATGATGCGTGGATTCGACGATCCGCAAGTCGGGATGGCGTTCAGCAATGCAAAGGTCGTGGATGCGGAACTTCGGCCGCTCGGCCTGCCGCTTTGGCGTTGGACGTTCCGTGCTTACGACCGGAAGATGTTCGCCGAGGGCCGCGCGGCCGAAGTGCTGCTCTATTACAATGTCGTAACGGGTGCGACGATGGCTTTCAGACGTTCGCTCGTGAGTGCGGCTCTGCCGATACCGAAACTCACCGGTATGATCCACGACGGCTGGATCTCGCTCATCGCATCGCTTACATCGCGCGTCGCGGCGGTCGATGAGCAGTTGATACTTTATCGACAGCACGACGCCCAGCAGTTGGGTGTCGGCCACGGGCAAAGGGACGCTTCGCGTGCCGATCAGCACCGACGCATCGTCGAAGAGCGCCTGCGTGCAAATGAGCGATTCGATCAGTTCGCCGAGCTTTTTGACGAGGCACGGCTCGCGGCAATGCGTGCTGCGGCGCCGATGCCGGAGCTTGTGCCGGATCGCCGGCGGCTTGCCTCGATGCTCGAAGCCGCGCGGCTGCGTATCAGCCTCGAGATCGCCCATCTTCAGACACGAATGAACTATCCTAAGCTGCGTATCGCCCGCATCGCTCCGGTGCTTGCCGAGCTTTACAGCGGCCGCTATTACGAGTTCTCGCGCGGCGGGCAGAGCGCTTTGCTCGATACGATCCGAAAATAA
- a CDS encoding glycosyltransferase family 2 protein yields MPRIDVLMSTFNGAAFLPPQIDSIIAQEHADWRLLIRDDGSSDATLNIIKAYAERDARIELLTGDSGNLGAFASFMRLVEASDAPYFAFCDQDDVWSPQKLSLLLEKMIRSETQYGADTPLVVFSDMSVVDENLVLLDASFRHFSQFDPFISRDWRRLLAQNVVLGCSMLANAAARRAALPYKLRDMPHDQWVAVNAARSGRIEFIDEATVSYRQHGRNYAGAKKFGLLYAISRLPHFIITIGEYRRAAAHFGDVTTLQLTASKFRTNVRRFDKKEAFRE; encoded by the coding sequence ATGCCGCGTATCGATGTGCTGATGTCAACCTTTAACGGAGCTGCGTTCCTGCCGCCGCAGATCGACTCGATCATTGCACAGGAACACGCGGACTGGCGGCTTTTGATACGCGATGACGGCTCGTCGGATGCCACGCTCAATATCATCAAGGCCTACGCCGAACGCGACGCCCGAATCGAACTGCTGACCGGCGACAGCGGCAACCTTGGCGCCTTCGCGAGCTTTATGCGGCTGGTTGAAGCCTCGGACGCACCGTACTTTGCTTTCTGCGATCAAGATGATGTCTGGTCGCCGCAGAAATTATCACTGCTTCTCGAAAAAATGATCCGTTCCGAGACTCAGTACGGTGCAGATACGCCGCTTGTCGTCTTTAGCGATATGTCGGTGGTCGATGAGAATTTGGTTCTGCTGGACGCCTCTTTTCGCCATTTTTCGCAGTTCGATCCGTTCATAAGCCGAGATTGGCGGCGGCTTCTTGCCCAGAATGTCGTCCTCGGCTGCAGCATGCTCGCGAACGCGGCCGCACGCCGCGCCGCTCTTCCCTACAAGCTACGCGATATGCCGCACGACCAATGGGTCGCGGTGAATGCAGCACGTTCGGGCCGCATCGAATTTATAGATGAGGCGACGGTCAGCTATCGTCAGCACGGCCGTAACTACGCGGGAGCAAAGAAGTTCGGGCTGCTCTACGCAATATCGAGGCTGCCGCACTTCATCATTACGATCGGCGAATATCGGCGGGCGGCGGCACATTTCGGCGATGTTACGACGCTGCAGTTGACTGCAAGCAAATTCCGAACGAACGTCCGCCGCTTTGACAAAAAGGAGGCGTTCCGCGAATGA
- a CDS encoding WecB/TagA/CpsF family glycosyltransferase, which produces MNAKKTRIISLNVDVITLAGALERITEFCRKGSGGFVCLANVHMVMEAYDDASFADAVNAADLVLPDGMPLKWMQRLSAERTAARIRGSDLMNALLALAEQRGLTVGFYGSEPSVIEAIERRLAVEFPALKVAYSYSPPFRPLTANEDTDIIAAIGRNAPDILFVGLGCPKQERWMHGHRPHLKAVMLGVGAAFDIFAGKQSEAPRWISRIGLEWLYRLLLEPKRLWRRYLLLNPRFAALAAMQLARRNVRPKDAA; this is translated from the coding sequence ATGAACGCCAAAAAGACACGCATCATCAGCCTCAACGTCGATGTTATTACGCTCGCCGGCGCTCTCGAACGCATCACGGAGTTTTGCAGAAAAGGCAGCGGCGGTTTTGTTTGTCTCGCAAATGTGCACATGGTGATGGAGGCGTATGACGACGCATCGTTCGCAGATGCCGTCAATGCTGCCGATCTCGTCCTGCCTGACGGTATGCCGCTAAAATGGATGCAGCGGCTTTCTGCCGAACGCACCGCCGCACGCATCCGCGGCAGCGATCTTATGAACGCTTTGCTTGCCCTCGCCGAACAAAGAGGCCTTACCGTCGGTTTTTACGGCAGCGAACCTTCGGTTATCGAAGCCATCGAGCGCCGCCTTGCGGTCGAGTTTCCGGCTTTGAAGGTCGCATATTCATATTCGCCGCCGTTTCGCCCGCTCACAGCAAACGAAGATACCGACATTATTGCGGCGATCGGCCGGAACGCTCCGGACATACTCTTTGTCGGCCTTGGCTGCCCAAAACAGGAGCGTTGGATGCACGGTCATCGGCCGCATCTGAAAGCCGTGATGCTCGGCGTCGGTGCGGCGTTCGATATCTTTGCCGGAAAGCAAAGCGAAGCTCCGCGTTGGATCAGCCGCATCGGCCTCGAGTGGCTCTATCGACTCCTGCTGGAGCCGAAGCGGCTTTGGCGCCGTTATTTATTGCTGAATCCGCGATTCGCGGCTCTTGCCGCGATGCAGCTTGCGCGGCGAAATGTAAGGCCCAAGGACGCCGCATAG
- a CDS encoding DUF4149 domain-containing protein, with protein sequence MKFLSDIRLLLLGVWLGSAVFFIGVAQTAFALVADRGLAGAVVGRSLSILNYGGLIIAVLLILTSLMIRNASAFWLWTERLLLLIVGAACAVGEFVIGLWMSSIRSQFGGSIDQAAADDPLKIRFDQLHHWSEWVLTAAMIAAFIAFFIIANRKFTTPKAATNIYDFEKEFKI encoded by the coding sequence ATGAAGTTCCTTTCTGACATTCGGCTCTTACTGCTCGGCGTTTGGCTTGGCAGTGCGGTCTTCTTTATCGGCGTTGCTCAAACGGCTTTTGCTCTCGTCGCTGACCGCGGGCTTGCCGGTGCGGTCGTCGGGCGCAGCCTTTCGATCCTTAATTACGGCGGGCTTATCATCGCCGTTCTTTTGATATTGACATCCCTGATGATACGCAATGCAAGTGCGTTCTGGCTTTGGACAGAACGTTTGCTTCTGCTTATCGTCGGTGCGGCGTGCGCCGTCGGCGAATTCGTGATCGGGCTTTGGATGTCGTCGATACGCTCGCAATTCGGCGGCTCGATCGATCAGGCGGCCGCTGACGACCCGCTGAAGATCCGCTTCGATCAACTGCATCATTGGTCGGAATGGGTGCTCACCGCCGCGATGATCGCTGCGTTCATCGCATTCTTTATCATTGCGAACCGCAAATTCACGACACCGAAGGCCGCAACCAATATTTACGATTTTGAAAAAGAGTTTAAGATATGA
- the xerC gene encoding tyrosine recombinase XerC, which produces MFTEERKDFLQHLKYVRDVSPHTLRNYESDLEQFAEFLFRIEKRSDIAIGQIDNLTIREWIAELHNGHKKTTVARKLSSLRTFFAFLMQEGRAERNPAKLVATPKIERKLPTLLSMEDAVRFIEMPNINTDLGRRDRAILEFLYATGIRVGELVGIDLQDIDLRERMVRVMGKRRKERIVPFGEPAAEALLNYLQETRATFLNACPEAERDLDAVFLHRRGGRLTTRSVGRMVDKYIKMFADIHNISPHSLRHTFATHLLDNGADLRDIQELLGHARLSSTQIYTQVSIEKMIDVYDKAHPKA; this is translated from the coding sequence ATATTCACCGAAGAAAGAAAAGATTTTCTGCAGCATCTCAAATACGTGCGTGACGTCAGTCCGCATACGCTCCGGAACTACGAATCCGACCTTGAACAATTCGCCGAATTCCTCTTTAGGATCGAGAAGCGTAGCGACATCGCGATCGGGCAGATCGACAATTTGACGATACGCGAATGGATCGCTGAACTTCACAACGGCCATAAGAAAACGACCGTTGCACGAAAGCTCTCAAGCCTGCGAACTTTTTTTGCATTTTTGATGCAGGAGGGCAGAGCCGAACGGAACCCGGCAAAATTGGTCGCCACGCCAAAGATCGAGCGGAAGCTTCCGACACTGCTATCGATGGAAGATGCCGTGCGTTTCATCGAGATGCCGAATATCAACACCGACCTCGGGCGGCGCGACCGCGCGATACTCGAATTCCTGTACGCGACGGGCATTCGTGTCGGCGAACTTGTCGGGATCGACCTGCAGGACATCGACTTGCGCGAGCGTATGGTGCGCGTGATGGGAAAACGGCGAAAGGAACGGATAGTGCCATTCGGCGAGCCGGCGGCGGAGGCTCTGTTAAATTATTTGCAGGAAACGCGTGCGACCTTTCTGAATGCTTGCCCCGAAGCGGAACGCGACCTCGATGCCGTCTTTCTGCACCGCCGCGGCGGGCGGTTGACGACGCGGAGCGTCGGGCGAATGGTCGATAAATATATCAAGATGTTCGCTGATATTCACAACATTTCGCCGCACAGCTTGCGCCATACCTTTGCCACGCATCTTCTCGACAACGGAGCCGACCTGCGGGATATACAGGAACTGCTCGGCCACGCGCGTCTGTCGAGCACACAGATCTATACACAGGTTTCGATCGAAAAGATGATCGACGTTTACGACAAGGCGCATCCGAAAGCGTAG
- a CDS encoding VWA domain-containing protein, translated as MPVQLQQNSAGIGPFVPVIVLLFAIGAAAQSGRIKPEATPTPEPSISTGYRPTRTGAEPTPKPTPEPKQTDEVVRVSSMLVPIPVSVFDSRGRAVTTLKKSDLEVRVDGKAVEIDEVFRSRSPIRLAMLYDNSSSILAARDFERDAAVRFFTRVLRPEIDQAALFSVADYTRLSQPLTANTTLLTHAINAFPPPAGATALLDGIIEAAEYLKAYSGRRVIVIVSDGEDTYSELSTTLEGVVKTLQQTNCQVYVVKTKDFENFKRTGSREGNANIRSLTAERRMIEIAEQTGGAVFSPIDEREMNEAFDDISASLSQQYILAYYPDDTAAEAGAFREITVKVNGRSGLTVRTRKGYYVPKRP; from the coding sequence ATGCCTGTTCAGTTGCAGCAAAATTCAGCCGGGATCGGGCCATTCGTGCCTGTCATTGTGCTTTTGTTTGCCATCGGTGCTGCGGCACAGTCGGGGCGGATAAAACCCGAGGCGACGCCGACGCCCGAACCGAGCATTTCGACAGGCTACAGGCCGACCCGAACCGGCGCCGAGCCGACACCAAAACCGACACCGGAACCGAAGCAGACGGACGAGGTGGTGCGCGTAAGCTCGATGCTTGTTCCGATACCTGTTTCGGTCTTTGACAGCAGAGGCCGCGCGGTTACGACGCTGAAGAAAAGTGATCTTGAAGTGCGTGTTGACGGCAAGGCGGTCGAGATCGACGAGGTCTTCCGCAGCCGCTCGCCGATACGGCTTGCGATGCTGTATGATAATTCGTCAAGCATACTCGCCGCGCGTGATTTCGAACGCGACGCGGCCGTACGATTCTTTACGCGTGTGCTTCGCCCCGAGATCGACCAAGCGGCACTTTTTTCGGTTGCCGACTACACGCGCCTTTCACAGCCTTTGACGGCGAATACAACGCTGCTTACGCATGCGATAAACGCCTTCCCGCCGCCTGCGGGTGCAACCGCATTGCTTGACGGCATCATCGAGGCTGCGGAGTATTTGAAGGCCTATTCGGGCCGCCGTGTGATAGTGATAGTCTCGGATGGTGAGGACACTTACAGCGAGCTGAGCACGACGCTCGAAGGCGTCGTAAAGACGCTTCAACAAACGAACTGTCAAGTGTATGTGGTGAAAACAAAGGACTTTGAGAACTTCAAACGCACAGGCAGCCGTGAGGGAAATGCCAACATTCGCTCGCTCACGGCTGAGCGGCGGATGATCGAGATCGCAGAGCAGACGGGCGGAGCGGTCTTTTCGCCGATCGATGAACGTGAGATGAACGAGGCTTTCGACGACATCTCGGCGAGCCTTTCGCAGCAGTACATTCTCGCATACTATCCCGATGATACGGCGGCTGAAGCGGGAGCCTTTCGTGAGATCACGGTAAAGGTAAACGGCCGCAGCGGCCTTACGGTTCGAACGCGAAAAGGCTACTATGTCCCAAAGCGGCCGTGA
- a CDS encoding sulfite exporter TauE/SafE family protein produces the protein MEQLVIVLIAVFIVAVMYSSVGHGGASGYLAVMAFMSVAPEITRPTALVLNLFVASIGTYQFWRAGHFRWRTFWPFAATSIPFAFYGGIVQLPTHIYKIVLGVVLCLAALRLAVKFASDDNDAKEPPVPVGLVIGAAIGLLSGMVGVGGGIFLTPVLMLAHWAETKTAAAVSVLFILVNSFAGLLGNYLMGKGTNIFQLPSGVWFWIIAAVCGGIVGSTLGAKKFDSITLRRVLAVVLLLAGVKLFFI, from the coding sequence ATGGAACAACTAGTGATCGTCCTGATAGCGGTCTTTATCGTGGCCGTTATGTATTCCTCGGTCGGGCACGGCGGAGCGTCGGGCTACCTGGCAGTGATGGCGTTCATGTCCGTCGCGCCCGAGATCACAAGGCCGACGGCGCTTGTGTTGAACCTCTTTGTGGCGTCTATCGGCACATATCAATTCTGGCGTGCGGGTCATTTCAGATGGAGAACATTCTGGCCGTTCGCGGCCACGTCGATACCTTTCGCGTTTTACGGCGGTATTGTGCAGCTGCCGACACACATTTATAAGATAGTGCTCGGCGTCGTGCTTTGCCTTGCGGCGTTGCGGCTTGCGGTCAAGTTCGCAAGTGATGACAACGATGCGAAAGAGCCGCCCGTTCCAGTCGGGCTTGTAATAGGTGCTGCGATCGGCCTTTTGTCGGGGATGGTCGGCGTCGGCGGCGGCATTTTTCTGACGCCGGTGCTGATGCTCGCGCATTGGGCCGAAACGAAGACCGCGGCCGCAGTTTCGGTCTTGTTCATACTCGTCAATTCATTTGCGGGGCTGCTCGGAAATTATCTGATGGGAAAAGGCACGAATATTTTTCAGCTTCCGTCGGGTGTTTGGTTCTGGATCATTGCAGCGGTTTGCGGCGGCATCGTCGGATCGACGCTGGGGGCAAAGAAGTTCGATTCGATCACGCTTCGGCGTGTGCTCGCGGTGGTTCTCCTGCTCGCGGGCGTAAAACTCTTTTTCATTTAG